Genomic window (Alnus glutinosa chromosome 9, dhAlnGlut1.1, whole genome shotgun sequence):
CCTTCTTCTTCCTGAACAAGCGCGAATTCGTGTTGAGCCTGAAGGCTGCCGTCGACGGGTCGTCGCCGAAGTTTATGCTAAGGCCTTGAGCAGAATGGTTCTTGCACCAGGTAACTGTGATCAAGATTTTCTTCTGGGTGGAGAGGGTGACTCTGTAAACACAGGCGACTGAATTTCGGACGGAAGGGGCAAGGCTTGGATTGACACAAGCTGTGTTTGCATAGCTAGAACATGAAGGATTAGACACACTCACTGCGCTTTCGCTGAAACAAGAAACCATCCTGTCTCTCATTGTAAAGAAATGTGCGAAAAAGACAGAGACACACAGATCTGGAGCTGGAGGTTTAATTTGGAGAAATGAGTCTTTCTTTctcagaaaaaacaaaaaagaaatgaactgtctttgggttgtttttagtttttctttctctaaagAGGAAACCCAGAGATGGATATAAAATAGGTGGAAATGGAAGGGAAGGAAATCCAGGTTCCTGACAGACCCATATGTTATAAGTACGATTCCTTCAAAGTTtttgaggagagagagagagagagagagagagctgagacTTGAGAGcagaaattttctttctttgtttaatCAGCAGTGCCAGTTCATAGgggaaattaaaaaatgaaaagaaactgAAACGAGAAAAGGCATAAAGGGAAGGAAGTTAGAGACTTGGGGTCTGGTTTGTGATTGTGATTGTGATTGTGATGAGTCATGATTTATGTTCATAAAGGCTTTGTGGTTAGTAATTAGGCATAAAGATGTAATTAATGGGGGAAAAAAGGTTATGAATAAGTTTTTAATTGTGGTCTTAGATGTTCATTAAGTCTTCGAAACTGTGCAACCTTAAAAAATATCCCGGGGCAGGACTTTTCCGCGTCGTTTCACCACTACCCCGCATTTCTGACAGTTGACACCAACGATAAAAATATGCTCTGCCCTGCCCTGCCCTGCCTAGCTAGTACCTTGAGTTGGAAATAGGAATTACCCTACTTTCTTACTCTTTACGTTATTGGAAATAGAACAGAAAAGATTGCTAATTTGCTATGGGGAGTGGCCAGTGGGAGGGTGATAAACAtgactttttccttttcttttcttttttttccttttttttttttttttttttttttttttttttttttttttgggtggggttAAATGGCTTTGAAGGCCTAATATCAAAGGGTTGTCTcccttttaaaaatatcatagGCCTTTGTTTTGAGCTTAAAAATGGAGAGGGTCTTTTCGTCTATATCAcgtcaaacaaataaacaattgACCCGTgtttcatatattttattaatattatttaaaaattttaatatatatattctttggtGGCTTCCCATATGGCCAACTACCTTAATAGGTTGGGGTTGGCCTGTGAACCACCTGATACTCTTAACCCCATAGGGATGGCCGGCAAGCTACCCCCAATCTTAgcagttgatttttttttaagaaaaaaatctgtttttttttttgaaatatttgatttgTGGGGAAAATATTGAGGTGACATTAGCGGATGACGCAATTTTGAATAGAAAACCAATGGAACGAATAATTTTAAACTCGTGAAAGACTTCTGcaattaaaattgaaagaaataaaataaaatcgaaATATTATCCATTTTAGCGTGATAAAGAATTTATCTAAAAaataccactttttttttttaatcaaggaGATAGGGGCAATGAGATGATTTGATGGTGAATGTTGGTCCCACGACTTAAATTTTTGTCCATAGAGCCCACAATTTGTACTCTCCAAACATAGTAACGACTTATGGGGAACATGTTTTAtacgattttaaaagtttaaatctattaaaatttGGAATAAAAGATACATAAATAGAAGCATATGTGGGTACATTATAgatttgaataaaaattcaaaatacttattaaaaaaaaaaaaagaataacaattaaaaaaaaaaaaggtatataatttaaactatttttttaaaaaaaaaaaaaaaaaatcaatttaatagTTTGTTTATATTACCCTCatataatttcttaattaaGACGTTTTAAAACATCAACTAATGTAATAttgaaacaaataattaaatttatttttctcaatttttattgtACATTCAAGAAAAGTAATATATAAAAGTACACACTATTTTATTtatcttattaatattatttaatacgTGTCAAAATTTagaatctatatatatacacacaagtgTACATATATGTTGTGTTAGAATGCatatatttgttttagtttagatatatatttgttattatGATCTAATCATCCAAATCATAGAAAAACTTTAATAACtcagaaaaattaataatacaaataaaatactaattacTGGTCTTTGATTAAAATAGTAaaacatgaaattaaaaatattaattttgataattgtGTTGTTAATTatgatgataatttttttaaaataaataactataGTGCCAATAAAAATAGTAATCCAAACAGATTAGAGTATTCTTAtacaaatataatacaaaaatataaatatgtattctctagattatttgaattttgtaaGATAAATGAGagcttttttgaaaaatatacacAGTGGCAGAACCACGACGGTTTTGGTTCACCGAGagcaaaattagaaaataaatttaaacaaaaattatttaaaaattaatcaatgtaaaaatttaattacataCTTAAAATTTTTCAAGAAAGACGGGCTCAATTTGCAATGCCattaggtatttttttttttcctttaacaaaaaagtaaaagcattaacaaacaactaaaagcacaaaacattaataaaatactcaaaactgcttttacttttatgtcatatcacaaccaaaaagtaaaaagtgcATTCTAAAAAACATTATCaaacgaatatatatatatatatatatatatatatatatatatatatatatatatatatttgcttttaATTCTATCCATAAGGCATGTTTCCAACTAGTgttcaataaaataataatattaataataataataagccttattactaaaattcaaacttCTAAACGAGCTACATAGAGATAACGGACTCAATGAAAATCAACCATAGAGACCCAGAGAAAGTGAAGAAGCAACACAATCCCAGAGATGATTGAGGTGCAGTCAAGCCTGACTGGCTAAGAGATTGTCGATTCGTCGAATAGCCTTTTAGTAAGTGAGTGATGGTGCGCAATTAGGATAATCAGGTCAAGTCGCCGCCTACTGGATCCGCCTCTACCTATATATGATAGAAATATTataacgtaaaaaaaaaatgctaaaaaccatatttttatcccatAACAATTGTGTCATAACCAACTCTTTAAAtagtcatttaaaaataaagtaaaaattcaAGAGTAAATTAAGACTGCCACGTTAATATTATacattttttagataaaaatatgatttttcggATGACTCAATCCATTTAATATCGAACTAAGGATTCTTTTATATAAACAATCCATTTAATATCGAATTAAGGATTCTTTTATATAAACAATTCATTTAATATCGAATTAAGTATTCTTTTATGTAGTTAATAGGGCAAAGAAATTGTCATCTCTTtgatatttgatgggatagaataTAGGATGACAGTCAAAGTGGAGCAATCTGAGATGGGGTACCTTGGATATATGTGATGGGggatcattttaaaaaaaatatatatataaaaaatgatgatgatAGGGGAGCAGTGTGATTATCATGATGGTGAGTGTTGGCCCACAACATAAATTTGGGGTGTAGACCCACCAACTCCAACTCCAACTCTCCAGCTCCACAACACACGTATGATTAAAAGCAAAAGGCAGATGTGAGCTGCTGGCTTTCCCTAATTTCTCCTTTTAATCCCCTCTTTTTCTGCtctcaatacaaataaaatgaaattattaaaaagaatatatatataacaacaaaGAAGCTAGCCTGCGTGACTATTTTAATTACTACTGCTCGACTTGTGACAACATCCTTTGATTCAAAAATCATGTGGTTGCAGTTGGGGAAGAAggaaacattaaaatcaatctCTTCCCAAGTTTTGGGTCAAACCCTCCTCCCGGCCACCACCACTTAGCTTAGCCCCTCGTCCTCTCTCTATGAGAAATTCTGATTCTGTCCCTCCCAGACGGTCTTCTCAGAGGGCTTGCATGTTCCCCTTTGTGGTCATAAAGTATTCTTTTTCACAGAGTTGCTAGAAGAACTACTCGATAGGAATGTGAGATTATGATCATGATTGAGCAATAATCTCCATAAAAATGTGAGATTTTTTGGATCTTAATTGGTGATGGTTTAAAGGGTACAACTTTATTCTTCATTTGGTCGTTGAGAAGACAGATTGGAATCCAAACTTTTCCCCAACTTTTCCTTTATGAAAATATTAGTAAAGATAGATAAAGAAGCCATGTATATGTGCTCAAAAAGTGGCCCGCCAACCTAAACACAGCAGACGTGCGAGCAACAATGgcagaaaaaaaagggaaagaaaaagaaaaaaaccttcTCTTTTCGTCATAAATAATACCAAGAAATTCCCACCAACCAAACGGGTCCAAACACATACTAACAAAACTCACCATTAAATCTAATGGAATTGCTTCATATGCCCCAGCCGGCCAGTAGACTTTCTGAAACTTCAAGGAAATGATTGGCTGGAGAAGCCCACTTGGCCAATGGCCAGCTCATGAATCTCGTTTGGAGTACGTATTTACACTGTCTATACATTTATGCCAGTAAACTttactatttcttttttcttttttctctctaaatAAGAATGAAACATAGGATAATGGCATGTTTTCAGGACCCATCAAATGCCTGGTAGCCTTATTGATAAGAAAATATTCTTATACTTGTTACGAAGGCAACATTAAATCATGCATGTTACAAATTTACAAGTGGGGGATgttacaagaagaagaagaagaagaagaagatagaagcTGCAAGCATTTCATAAAAAGGATAGAAAATgcctattttttttagagagaaagagagagagtgagtccAACAAATAGATTTGGTTGTCATCTCAGTGAGTTCCATAAACAAACATAATTAGTTTTTTGCAGATCATCAAGGACTTCAagaaatatgtgtatatatatatatatatttggaattcATCAATTAGTGAGTTTAACTTTAACACATGTTAAACGATTTTCTGGGATCAAGACAGGGCACATGGTTTTTTGGGAGTAGGATTCATCTAGATGGACAGCATAGATGGGTAGATCAGAGAGTTTAATTATGATCTAGTTATAAGTCACTCTCACAAACATAGCTTTCAACTCAAACTTAGcattccatatataaatatatagttgTTTGGAAAGCTAAACAATTTTCCAATATCAGCGAAGGATCAATTAATACATATAATAGGGTTTCTGCTCTCAGCTATTGAGCTTCAGTTACAAACATCGTCTTCTACAGTCATCAAGGGACATAAAAACTAGAGGCACATAGATTGTTTGAGAGAAGACTTTCAAGAATTTTAAGCCAATCTAAGCAGGTCATTTCGTGGTTGCTGATTTTCCATAGAGCCAAACGCAGTtgcgtcgaaacaaacggagcctaaGAGTCCAATCTCCTTGTAAACAATTCGCTAACCAATCATGACAAGAAATTTACCCTAAAATCGATAATTATAGTGTGAAATTAATAGGAAGCAGCATTAACTACTTATCCTTTCAGTTGAGTGTCTTCTTCACACACCCATAAGCCTGTTGATGAACACACATTTTGAACCATTTCTCAAATCTAAAATGACATCTCATCAAccaatagcatgtgctattttAGTCTTCCAAGCTAATCTCTATATAATAATAATCCAGTGTCCCACACCCCACCATTAATTAATGAATCCGCCAAGTCAATGATATTATACAATAAACATGCAGCAACTGAAGATCAGTCCGATCGGTTTGTTGCTTCTTGGAAATTATCAACAGCTCATTTCCTTGTTAACAGAAAATCTCAGATTAGTTGATGAAAATGACACAATCAATTCCACAATTCTTTCTTATGTCATCCAGATCCTGGGGatataaacataaatatatatatatatatatatatatatatctcctgTCGGTGAATGTATACATTAACATTCTACGCACACGCGGGGCTACACAAATTATGTTTTACTGCATTTAACGGTGCGCATGatgtcatgtcatttaaaaattttaaacgaCGTGACGACGTATTCACTAAATGACAACATATTCGcaattaaatcaataaaatgGTTTTTCCTCTCCATTTTAAGGATCCTGATACCTacacaaacattttctcttaaaataacCATTGGcaaacattaatatatatatatatatatatatatgctttcagTTCATTCATCATTCCACATGTAGGCAGCATGGGGAATTTTTCTGTGAAGGTCAAAACGTTCTGTAGTCACAGAcgaattaaatattttttaaatttccatTTGAAATTATAGAAATTGAAAATGCATGATTAGGAATGGTTGAGAGACTAAACAAAGGATCGAGATAATGGGTCACTTTCCATCAGAATTGATCATACGTAGTTTATGGCCCACAAGCAAATACAACACTCGACAGTGTGCCTCTCAatcaaaaacttgaaaatacagaaaatgaagaagaaacatTCGATGCTGATTTggattttataaaaataataatattttttgtcaGAAGTGGGAGAATCTGCTTTCGTTTTCCTTCACAAGatttgcttcttctttgtaGTAATTCAACAAATTAAACCCAAGCAAATTGTTGTCTGTTTCTCTTTGCTGCCTGCAAAAGTAAACTTAAAGCAATTTTAGCAGATTTACACGGGATTGATTCCACGTGCCACATGCTGCTCGGGTCAAAGCATAAGCAGCTAATGAAGCTTTGTAATCCAATGAATTCGTTGCATTTTCATGGAAGCTTTGGCATAGGCTTCTGGAAGTAACATTTCTTAATTGTACAGAAAGGGCATGTTAAGCACCCAATCGCCCGCCCTCTTCTcctttttaatttcctttttcttttcttttatgcttCTTTTCGTTTAACTGGTGAAGGATCAGCCAAAGATGACTCTGTGCGTACAAGTCTACAGAAAAGCAGTGTCTCATCACAACCCAGCAAGTCGTATATATTGAACAAATTAAATGGGAGTCTCAGGCCACCGACAACGAAACGAATTAAGAGTCGTTCTGAAGCTATTCAGAGACACGGCCAAAACAGAGTATATCTCTCGTTTCATATTATCAATACTTAGGTTACCGACCGGTACACGAAAGGGctatttcattagaaaaaataaatagtttttattaagaATAATCATTATCTCATTTATCATGAAAATGACTATTTCAATGATATTTCATTCtaaattcttctattttttattttttttaaaaaaaaaaatcccatgactattccattaaaaaaaataataacttttattagaaatataAGAAAGTGAACTAAAATAGCACCGgtgttaaagtatataataagaatctaaaatttggaatattttgaaagaaataattattcatcaatttaatgaatAGTCATTTCCCTCATAGGCAATGAGAATGGCTATTCTAAGGCTATTTCATtccatattattttattttcaatcaaagctattcattttcttaatgaaaTAATCATCTTGCGTACCAAACGTAACCTTCCTTCTTAAAAGCAATAATAGATGCTTCTCATATTTCACTATCGTGAGCATCAACCACCCGATTTAACCTGGCATCCGATGGATATATAATACAGATTATCAAGGCCTCGGATAATTAATTAGATCTTACAAAGAAAGAACATCAAAGCCAAAATGCTTGGTACAGCTAAATTAAAACTTTTCTAGTACATTAGTAAATACTGTGCAGAAACTGTAAACCACCCCCACACacacctttctttctttttccccccCTCACTTTTGGCATGGAGAATTGGGTAATGAGATTGTAATTCAACAGAAAACCGAGTTATTTTTGTGATAAAATCAAACCTAAGTCCTTACACCTTAAACCTTCACGACTAAAATGCACAATATACCTGCTTTTTATGCTGCTACTACAGCAAAGTATCCAAAATCAAACATCAAGCAACCAAATCAAGCAATACCAAGAAAAATGATGTAACAAGCAGGTCCCCTTTACAGACAGACAGATCTctcatttgtttaattttctctcAGATGATTCTATGGCAAGTATAGGACACATTGgttcaaaaacacaaaactaatCCAATGAATAAATCTTCGAATAATCACTACCATTAGAACTGTGTAAATCTGCACAACACCACCCATTGACAGGACAACTAAAATAATCTGGTAAGTAATTAACAATCTCTCACCCTAATACACCATAGCTATTCACAATTTCTGATGCTCAAGGTTTTCAAATCCTTATATATACATAAGTTACACAATCACCTATTGGGTTTTGAACTTGCAATCCCACACTTCACCCCAATTCTTTCAACGTACGGATGTGCCAACTAGAGCTGCAGGGTTAGCAACAGCTTAACTTCAACACATCTACATGGCCACAGAATTGCTTGTCCCAGCCACCAACTGACAACCTAAAATGTTCCCAAAGATTGTAATATTCTGTCcaattttcagaattttttcaAAGTTACTGCCAGGTTATTCATCAAGATCAAGCAAATAATGTTAAGTAGTCTGAATTATCCAATGTTCATTTCTGTTTCTAGACAAACTTCTCTTAAATGAATGGCAAGAGTTTTGTAAGTGTATGATAGAAAATATCCTCCCCTCAACTCTGGTATGCAATCTGGATCTAACGGCAACCAATTTTATCCCTACAAAGTGCATATTAGTGTTTTCTACATAAAACAATTCCAAAATTAGCTTCTAGAAACCAAAAGAtgactttttattaatttcctTGCTGAAACTACACTGGAAAGagatacatcatttttttaatggtttgcTTAACTCAATCATTGCCAGCATAACCATTGTGCCTTGTTGTTACTGCTTCTACATCCAAATACTTTCGCAAATGATTCATGAGGCAATAACTGAAAAAAACAGGAAAACATAGATTGACTCAACAAAGTTAAATCAAATTTATCATATAGCAAAGTAGGAGAATTTCAGGAAATAGCCTAAGGCTTGCAACTTAGTAAGAGAAAGTCAAAAATCATGTTCAGCAATTAAGCCTGCAAGACCTGAACTCCAACTTCTTCCAAAAAGTACTAATCAGCCAATGACACAGAACAAACTCTTGATCTTGCCATCCACTCGGTACTAGATAGGACTCAGATAGTTCGCAAATCTACCTGTCATCAACAAAGGGCAGAAAACAAATGTTACAAATTTGCTTTTCAGAGTAACAACAATAACTTTTCAACAAAcctgaaaatataaatatttcaaCAGAGAAAACAATTTTAATGCTACACATTCCTTTTTTCCATTTCAAGGGAGAGGGGGAATgaggaaaaaatgaaaacctCGGCTATGTTTGTTAACCTTCTCAAAAACACTTCTatgttttcaaaaccaaaaacgCACTTTTCTCAAAATGTTGAACAAACGATTcagtttcaaaacacaaaatacttttaaaaaaacaaaatacaaaacacttttcaaaaaataaaacacagcatactttttaaataacttCTCACACCttcttataggaatattttgaaaatcatGCGCTTATTTTTTGAAGTGGGAAGGTTGATCTAttacttccaaaaaaataaaaataaaaatagagaggGGTGGCCGCACTGACacactttttttactttttattattaagaaagTCAGCTTCCACACCTGAAAAAATAAACTAGTGTTGCATGTGTAGTGTTTGTTTCTATGAAAGCACAAAACACTTTTCTAACAGcttaccaaacaattttcttaaaTGGACCTCATAGGTTTCAAATGTAGACTACCGAAAATACTTTCAACTTTCTGTTGTatcaaaaactttttcaaaacaaaaaacagttttcaaaatgtttaacaaacatagctCATTTCACTGAAAGCTTATACCCCGTTAAATTCCTGGGTTTCACCCTTTTCATCTTTGCTCCAGTTCAGACAATGTTTCACAGAAAGAATTCAGGCTCAATTTTTTTATGCCCCCTTAAATAAAGTCATTTAACttcgtttgtttgtttttttttttttttttttttttgggcctaaAAGACTACCACCCTTGTAACAATTTAGTAACTATTTGTTCAGACATGTTCTTTTATCATAGATTGTTCTAAAGATCACTGATACATGGTGTCATGCTGCATTCACTTTTCTGCTATCTGATTATAAAGTAACTATTTGTTCTGATATGTTCTTTTATCATAGATTGTTCTAAAGATCATTGATCCATGGTGTCATGTTGCATTAACTTTGTGCTATCTGATTATCAAGGCCTTTATTGATCATTTTTCGTACTTCACCAGCTTTCCATGACCCAATGGCTGTAGGCTCTTTTAAGTGTAcaaggagaagagaaaaagaaaattgcacTGGCATCCTTCTTAACTCTTAAGATTTCAGTTCACATTTtaacattattcattattgtaATTGTCCTCTCACCGGCTGTGCCTATTCTCTAGTATGTCATTGTGCATCAATCTAGCTTCTACTAAGACCTAATTGTACGCTACAATACCCACCATCAAAATAGTTTTCAGCATTCTACCCACCGAAAGAAGTTGCAGAGCAGTCACAGATCTCAAAATGAAACAATTTGAGGACCGTGCGACAGAGTTTCGTACAATTTGCCAGAGGAAAAGCTCCAGCCGTCCGGCTTCCTCTGGACTCTACCAGTAATTGCAATATAtgtattagagagagagagagagggagattgaGTTACCTATGGTGGAGGTACTGACTTCGCTGGGGAGCTTGGAAACAAGGCAAGCGGAAGCGATTGCGGCGTGGACGGGATGAAGAGAGCACAGTTCTCGTCGGACCAAcctttttaatcaaaattcaaaaccgAAATAGATATAAGCATCggatcacacacacacagagttaaCGTTCTAAGAAATGTGAATTgttaacaaagaagaagaagaaagtgtgGTACCTTAGAAGAGGAGGAGGGGAAATTGGAGACCGACGAAGCACGAAACTGGACGGACGCAATGGTACTGAGAATCTTCTGGTGgatggaaaagaagaagaattctTTGATGCTCTACACAAAGCAGGCATTAGTCTGGATCTTCCGGCCACCGAAGCtgccattttttctttctttcttgctcAGCCTCGCGTCGAATCGAACCCTAAAACCTCTGCAAAACCCACCACCAGATAGATTGCCCGCTGAAATGAAATGGTCTAACCGGAATCGACTGGGCTGACCGCGTTAATATTTAGGCCCATCTTATCGTCTGGGAATTGGGATGAATTCAATTGGGTCTTAGCTTTCTCGTAGGCTTCGTTTTAGATAGTTCAGACAAAACTCTGAACCCACcccaagaaaaattaataaataaggtACAACTtcgtttataatttttaatcttttataaattttgaaataaggtatttatttttaaaaagtgttaatttaaagtatttttttttcaatttcaaccctt
Coding sequences:
- the LOC133878152 gene encoding uncharacterized protein LOC133878152; protein product: MAASVAGRSRLMPALCRASKNSSSFPSTRRFSVPLRPSSFVLRRSPISPPPLLRLVRRELCSLHPVHAAIASACLVSKLPSEVSTSTIGRFANYLSPI